The sequence TCCATGACAACTCAACATTGTTACCTGTTAAATGAGTTGTATGTCTTCTCTTTTTAGTACCTCTCATATGAGAAGAAAGATCACCTTGAGATAAGCATTAGCTATTCTAGGCTTTTTGTTTGCACCAGATTACACCTTACATCTCTTTTGTAAGCTTTTACTTTAAGATAAAAAAATAATACTAGCTTGATGAATGATATGGTATTGTAATGATATGGTATTTTCATTTGGAAATTAGGTAGTCTATTTACTAAGCTTGTGGTATTTTAGTTTACATTTCATTGTATATTGGCCTTTCAAAGAACCAGTAAAAATGAAGTTAATAAGATTTTTGGTTATAATAGGGGTAGTAGGATCATTTTGGATCGTGAATACATATTTGTGGCACCGCATATGTTAGATCACTTTTTAATGATACTGGATGAACACATTCATCCACTTGCTATTCCAATTGCCAATGAAAAAGTTGTGAGGTCGAAAGAGATCTAATTGCGCAGAAAACTTTATCAGAAATACCAAAGTGGTTGAGAACCTTAACTTCAGTAATGTCTAGGCTATGTTTTGCTTAAGAACAATGCATATCGGCCCAAAAAAAAACATTGTTTCCAGATGTTTAAGCAAGCAAAACTGATGGTTATTTATAGTAATCTGAGGTGACAAGCATCAACTATTGTTTGTAGTATAGTTCTAAAATATTCATAATGTTAGATGTTTGAAAAAAAATTGCTCCCTTTGGGCCCGTTGCGATGCACGGGCAAGCCCTGCTAGTATATAGATAGAATAGAGCTCGATATTAATGTCATTAGGCTATCCATAATTTTCATCATTTGTCTACTGTTACTCATTACTTGAGAAATAAGTTTGTAATTTTCTTATTTCAGGGATTgcttttctaaaaaatattttgtgtCAGGTAATCAGGCAtgtattcaaacttcaaactcaGATTTAAAGAGAAAAAATTTGATCTGATGTGGGTAGCTGACTACAAAGGATAAACTCATGTGCAGGTTTTAGAAAAGAAGTGTGGACATTCAGGAGATTACAACATTTTGTGACCAAATTATTTGGAATAACTTCTAGCGAATAGGATGTCGCGGGGTGCTTTTGTGGCAATTTTTAAGTACTATAATGAGGTGATGGTGAGACTTAAAGATGTTCATCCATTTTTCAATGACGATAAGAAGAGGCGTATTTAGAATTTTAACTTGGTGGGTTCGACTTTTAAGGTTATTAGCACTAAACTCATTTAACTTTTAACATTTTTGGTTCAAATCTGATATGCATTTGTTGAAATTATTATGAGTCTTCACATAGGATTTTGAGATGGATATGTGGGTGTACCAGGagagataagattaagaatgaagttattcgggacagagtgggagtagcctccgtggaggacaagatgcgggagtcgatgctgagatggttcggacatgttaagaGAAAAAGCATTGATCCTGAGAGGTTGGCCATGGagagtttgagaagaggtcgaggtaggcctaagaagtactggggagaAGTGATTAGACGGGACATGACACCGCTTCAGCTCACTGAGGATATGACCCTTGATagaagggtgtggaggtcgaggattaaggtagaaggttagtgTGTAGTTTTTAGTTATTCACCGATAGTCTTAGTAGCATATGCAtgtcccttcatattcttagatttttattacgtTATGTGGTTTTGTTCGTCTCAGATATTGTATTCCCCGTTGCTATTATTTGGGTGGGTTGGGTTATGACccattgtttagcccatcttgacccagcccatcttagcccaagtacACTTTGGACTGGGTTGGGCAATGATCCATTTATTGACCTAATCCATCTTGACCCGCCCAAATTTAGCCCAACCcgcccatttgccacccctaGTCAAAAACATTGGATGTAAATAAATCGATGTCGAAGCACTAGATCCACTCGTGACATAACTTCAAGAAGAGTACGTTGCCAATTTATAAATGCTATCAAGTTAAGTTGACTTGCAAGAACATACAAGTCTATATCAAGTCTGAAAAATAAAATGATGACCTGCTAGAATCGCAAATTGCCCTACTTGTATAAAATCACTAGCTTTTACTACAAATAAATCTGAGACTTTGCTTGGCTGACATttagttctttctttttcttgtttaatTGCAGTCGCTTATGCAAAGCTGGGGCATTGGACCCTAAAAAGGTAAAGGGAACTATTTTAGTTTGTCTAAGAGGAGATAATGCAAGGGTTGACAAGGGACAGCAAGATGCTTTGGCAGGCGCAGTTGGAATGGTTCCAGCCAACGATTATGCATCTGGCGATGAAATTATTGCTGATCCTCACGTCTTACCTGCTACACAAATTAGCTACACTGATGGGCTTGAACTCTTTGCTTATGTTAATTCAACAAGGTATAACAATTTATGAatggatttaacttatatacactaaCCGCCACTTCATTCTCTTGTTAAACGTTTTATGTAGTACACCTACAGCTTTCATTACACATCCAACGACTCAATTGGGAACAAAGCCGCTCCAGTCATGGCAGCCTTTTCATCAATAGGACCTAACACTGTTGCGCAAGAGATCCTTAAGGTTTTGCACTGGTTCATAAATTTTTCACTAAAGTGACATGACTTCTTCTCTTAACACATCAGGAACTTGAAGTCTGAAAAAGCAATGCTTGAATGTGCCGAGCAAGTTGAAGCACTATATAGTTTTTGTTCTGTTAGGATTTTATCATTTGTACATCGTGCTATAGTTCTAGTGTCTGTTTTTAGGAGTTAGATAAAAATAGTGTCATGCAATTTGATTGGGTATATTTATAGACATTGTGATCCTTCGGTTCTTTGTAATGAACAATGAAATTTTGTTGAGTATGAATTTTGATTATTTGGTATATTTTTAGTAGTTGTATATATGTGTGTGAGAAAAAGCATATGGTAATGATTATTATTGGATAACtacagaaaaaaaatataaattggtgtaattatatttattaaaatttctcATCAACGAAGGAAAATGTGGTCTTTAAAACTCCTTAACAACAGGATTATCAAATGGTTACAGATGCACTAGCGAagggaaatttggcaatttgcgACGGGAACATCGGTCGCTAAATAGGAACAACGACGAGAAGTTTTCTGGTCGTTAAAGGAATTTAACGATCGCATTCTAATCCGGTCGTTAACTTTTAACGATGGAGACTTTAGCGACCGACGACGACCGGATTTTATTTGGTAGTTATTGACTTATAGCGATTGGATTTGAACTTTTAACGACT is a genomic window of Nicotiana tabacum cultivar K326 chromosome 16, ASM71507v2, whole genome shotgun sequence containing:
- the LOC107791125 gene encoding subtilisin-like protease SBT5.4 isoform X1, which codes for MPILQNNASLWRKLKSFISIITTEILSDTTCTNILVMTFRQVILQHLWNFEHVLFIPVAERNKDDHEAPREVFSHSRRFSSRLCKAGALDPKKVKGTILVCLRGDNARVDKGQQDALAGAVGMVPANDYASGDEIIADPHVLPATQISYTDGLELFAYVNSTSFHYTSNDSIGNKAAPVMAAFSSIGPNTVAQEILKVLHWFINFSLK
- the LOC107791125 gene encoding subtilisin-like protease SBT5.4 isoform X2, with translation MPILQNNASLWRKLKSFISIITTEILSDTTCTNILVMTFRQVILQHLWNFEHVLFIPVAERNKDDHEAPREVFSHSRRFSSRLCKAGALDPKKVKGTILVCLRGDNARVDKGQQDALAGAVGMVPANDYASGDEIIADPHVLPATQISYTDGLELFAYVNSTSTPTAFITHPTTQLGTKPLQSWQPFHQ